Part of the Pedobacter roseus genome is shown below.
TTCTAATAATTTCACCAGGATCATCTCACCAGATATTACCGTTTTGTGCAGGTAAACCTGCCAATACATCAACCTGCGGGCAATTAAAAATTTCTCGATAGAGTAAATCCCTTTTTCTTCGATAACGAGGTCATCATCATAAACATTAAACATCTTGATGATCCGGTCGAAACTGATTACACCTTCGCTAACACCTGTAAAAAAGCTATCGCGGTTGAGGTAGTCCATTCTATCTAAATCGAGCTGACCTGAAATGAGTTGATGAAGGAATTTTTTAGGGTAAGTGCCGTTAAAAATTTCAATGGCGTGACTCAATTTTCCTTCGAAATAGATATTCAGGTCGTTCATCAGCTTTGCTGAAATATCTTCATGCCTGATCCCGGTAACCAGAGAATGCTCTAGAGCATGCGAAAAAGGTCCGTGGCCGATGTCGTGCAGTAAAATGGCCAAAATGGCGGCTTCTTCTTCGCCTTCGGTTATGGTGTGACCTTTACTTTTTAACAGATTGATGGCCAAACTCATTAAATGCATGGCGCCCAAAGCATGGTGAAAACGGGTATGTAAAGCTCCCGGATATACCAAATGCGTCATCCCCAACTGTTTAATGTAGCGCAAGCGCTGGAAATATGGGTGCGAAATTACATCATACACCAATTCGGATGGAATACTGATAAATCCGTAAACCGGATCATTTATTATTTTCTTCTTGTTCAATCGTTAAAAATAGTTAAATAGCTAGATACGGTACAAAAATTGCTATTTTTATTCACAGTTTGATTTACCTGCCAAAATTAAAGGGCAATACATACCTATTTTTACAAAAACATGCAAGAAACTAAGATATTATGGGCCGATGACGAAATCGACCTATTAAAACCACATATATTATTGTTGAATGATAAAGGTTATAATGTAACCACATTTACCAATGGAAATGATGCTCTGGAAGCATTTGGAAAAGAACACTTCGACCTGGTTTTTTTAGATGAGAATATGCCGGGCATGAGTGGTATCGAAACGCTTTCTGCCATTAAAAATTTAAATCCTGATGTGCCGGTAGTTTTGATTACCAAAAGCGAGGAAGAAAATTTAATGGAAGATGCGATAGGCAGTAAAATTGATGATTATCTGATCAAACCTGTAAATCCCAAACAGGTATTGCTTACCATCAAAAAACTGATTGATAATAAACGTTTGGTAAGCGAAAAAACATCAATGGCTTATCAACAGGATTTCCGCCGTTTGGGCATGACCCTGGGCGACAGGCTTAACTATGAAGAGTGGGTTGATGTATATAAAAAAATCGTTTTCTGGGAACTTGAATTAGAGAAGCTGGATGATCCTCAGATGCATGAAATTTTAACCATGCAGAAACAGGAGGCCAATACGCAGTTCACTAAATTTATTGAAGAAAATTACCTCGACTGGATCAAGAACAAGGATAAAGCACCTTTACTTTCGAATGAATTGTTGAAGAAAAAGGCTTTTCCGCATATTAACGATACCACACCTGTATTCTTTATCCTGATTGATAACCTGCGTTACGATCAGTGGAAAATTATTAATCCGTTAATTTCTGAATATTTCAGGATTGATGAAGAGGATATGTATACCAGTATTTTGCCAACGGCAACACAATATGCCCGTAACGCAATTTTTTCAGGTTTAATGCCTCTTGACATGGAGAAACGTTTTCCTCAGCTTTGGCAGAACGATGATGATGAGGGTGGAAAAAATATGCACGAGGAAGCTTTTCTGGCCGATAACATTAAACGCAGCTTAAGAAAAGACTGTAAATTCAGTTACAATAAAATTTTAACCTTCGAGCAGGGAAAAGATCTGGTTGACCAAACCAATAACCTGTTACAGAACGATTTCAATGCCATTGTATTCAATTTTGTTGATATGCTGAGCCATGCCCGTACTGATATGCAGATGATCAGAGAATTGGCTAATGACGATGCAGCTTACCGTTCGTTAACCTTATCATGGTTTGAGCACTCTCCACTTTGGGATTTATTGAAAAAAATCTCTCAAAAACAGGTTAAAGTAATCATCACCACCGACCATGGAACTATTCGTGTTAAAAAACCGGTTAAGGTAATTGGCGATAGGAGCACAAACACCAATTTACGTTACAAACAGGGCAGAAACCTTAATTTTAATGCAAAAGAGGTGTTTTTAATCAAAAATCCACACGATGCTTTGTTGCCTAAGATCAACATCAGCAGCAGTTATATTTTTGCGAGAGAAGATAGTTATTTCGTTTATCCGAATAATTACAATCAATTTGTAAATTACTATAACGAAACCTTCCAGCACGGCGGGATCTCTTTAGAGGAAATGATTATTCCGGTAGTGACGTATTCGCCGAGGTAGTTTGAGAGATTTGAGATGTTAGATTTGAGACACGAGACCGGTCATTTTTCAATGGGAATTTCCTCTTGAACTTGTTTCAGGATTTGTTTCGTTAGAATAGTAGGCAAAAGCAATCATTGCAAGAAGAAATATGCCTATATTTTGTTAAACTGAAGCGTTATTCTTAATTTTAATTAGATTTTAGACAATATGAATATTTCGATAACTCAACTATATGCACTTTTAAGCGAAAAGCTTGATAAGGATACTGCAGAGCAGTTAACCAGTTATATTGAGGCGAAAGTTGATAAAACCGTAATTGATAAAACCTCCCATTTGGCTTCTAAAGAAGATTTGGCAAATGCTAAAACTGATATGATTAAATGGTTTGTTGGCTTGTTTATAGCGTTGGCTTTAATGATTATCGGCCTTTACTTTAAAGGTTAATTGTATAATTGCTCTGATGATGACTTATTCGTCGAGGTAAAGTTATGACTTACATGTTTAGTCGGTTGTCATCTTGAGCCTATCGAAAGACTTTCAATAATTTACAGGTTATAGGCTTTCAACAAACTCAGCTTGACTAATTGCAAAACAAATAAAGGCAAAAGCAATGCAATTATGTATTACTTTTGCCTTTATTCTTTAAAAATGGATATCGAAGTAAATAGTTTAGCCGATTTACCTGTTGTGGCACAACAGCTTTCAGATTTTGCGGGCAGTGAAAAAGTCTTCATTTTTGAAGGCGATATGGGCGCAGGGAAAACCACTTTTATTAAAAATTTCTGTAAACATTTAGGAATTGCCGATGTGGTTTCGAGCCCAACCTATTCTATTGTAAATGAATATGAAAGTCCGAATGGACTTGTGTTTCATTTCGATTTTTACCGTATAAAAGATATCCGCGAGGCTTACGACCTGGGCTATGAGGAATATTTTTATGGCGGCGGTACCTGTTTAATCGAATGGCCTGAAAGGGTAGCTGAATTACTGCCAGAAAACTACATTAAAGTGGAGATAAAAGTGCTGGATGAAGACCGCAGATTATTCAAACTTTCGAAGGTATAACAATTAGTTATCAATAAATTAACAGAATTTCCGTACCTTGAACAACCTAAAACTACCAAAATATTAATTCAGCATGGCTACAGGATTACGCGAAGGAATGGCCGATATAGCTCGT
Proteins encoded:
- a CDS encoding HD domain-containing protein, whose translation is MNKKKIINDPVYGFISIPSELVYDVISHPYFQRLRYIKQLGMTHLVYPGALHTRFHHALGAMHLMSLAINLLKSKGHTITEGEEEAAILAILLHDIGHGPFSHALEHSLVTGIRHEDISAKLMNDLNIYFEGKLSHAIEIFNGTYPKKFLHQLISGQLDLDRMDYLNRDSFFTGVSEGVISFDRIIKMFNVYDDDLVIEEKGIYSIEKFLIARRLMYWQVYLHKTVISGEMILVKLLERAKELSAAGENLFASPSLNYFLKNDINEANFFAQHENLEHFTNLDDQDIYAAVKVWVKHPDKILSTLCKMLTSRNLYKVEMGNEKASDDRVNFLQDAAVNLLEIKPEEARYFVFTDSIQNRAYNAGVGNIKILMKNNDIVDIAKASDLSNLESLQKTVEKYILCYPRGI
- the porX gene encoding T9SS response regulator signal transducer PorX; this translates as MQETKILWADDEIDLLKPHILLLNDKGYNVTTFTNGNDALEAFGKEHFDLVFLDENMPGMSGIETLSAIKNLNPDVPVVLITKSEEENLMEDAIGSKIDDYLIKPVNPKQVLLTIKKLIDNKRLVSEKTSMAYQQDFRRLGMTLGDRLNYEEWVDVYKKIVFWELELEKLDDPQMHEILTMQKQEANTQFTKFIEENYLDWIKNKDKAPLLSNELLKKKAFPHINDTTPVFFILIDNLRYDQWKIINPLISEYFRIDEEDMYTSILPTATQYARNAIFSGLMPLDMEKRFPQLWQNDDDEGGKNMHEEAFLADNIKRSLRKDCKFSYNKILTFEQGKDLVDQTNNLLQNDFNAIVFNFVDMLSHARTDMQMIRELANDDAAYRSLTLSWFEHSPLWDLLKKISQKQVKVIITTDHGTIRVKKPVKVIGDRSTNTNLRYKQGRNLNFNAKEVFLIKNPHDALLPKINISSSYIFAREDSYFVYPNNYNQFVNYYNETFQHGGISLEEMIIPVVTYSPR
- the tsaE gene encoding tRNA (adenosine(37)-N6)-threonylcarbamoyltransferase complex ATPase subunit type 1 TsaE; amino-acid sequence: MDIEVNSLADLPVVAQQLSDFAGSEKVFIFEGDMGAGKTTFIKNFCKHLGIADVVSSPTYSIVNEYESPNGLVFHFDFYRIKDIREAYDLGYEEYFYGGGTCLIEWPERVAELLPENYIKVEIKVLDEDRRLFKLSKV